One genomic segment of Candidatus Paceibacterota bacterium includes these proteins:
- a CDS encoding uracil-DNA glycosylase, with the protein MEIKKELLKIKEEIIDFKDSPLYKERKDNNFFPVIGEGNHFAKIMFVGEAPGRNEAKTGRPFCGQAGRVLNNLLISSGIKREDVYITNIVKDRPPNNRDPLPIEIKAYAPFLDRQIEIIKPKVIVSLGRHSMNYFFEKYKIEKESISVCRGKVFNLGEMDFIPLYHPAVAVYNVHKLDILKEDFKILKKYYEQ; encoded by the coding sequence ATGGAAATAAAAAAAGAACTTTTAAAGATAAAGGAAGAAATAATTGATTTTAAAGATTCACCTCTTTATAAGGAAAGAAAAGATAATAATTTTTTTCCCGTAATAGGGGAAGGAAATCATTTTGCCAAAATTATGTTTGTCGGAGAAGCCCCAGGAAGAAATGAAGCCAAGACCGGCAGGCCTTTTTGCGGGCAGGCGGGAAGAGTTCTTAATAATCTTCTTATTTCTTCGGGAATAAAAAGAGAGGATGTTTATATCACAAATATTGTAAAGGACAGGCCTCCAAACAATAGAGACCCTCTTCCTATTGAGATTAAAGCTTATGCTCCTTTTTTGGACAGGCAAATAGAGATTATAAAGCCAAAAGTAATTGTTTCTCTTGGGCGGCATTCCATGAATTATTTTTTTGAGAAATACAAAATAGAAAAAGAGTCGATTAGCGTTTGCAGAGGAAAGGTTTTTAATCTTGGTGAAATGGATTTTATTCCTCTTTATCATCCGGCGGTTGCCGTTTACAATGTTCATAAGCTTGATATTTTAAAAGAAGATTTTAAAATTTTGAAAAAATATTATGAACAATAA